In the Pseudanabaena sp. PCC 7367 genome, one interval contains:
- a CDS encoding sugar transferase: MSTPTHLTSAEAAQFRNHIGEICQTSFSKIVVDMSQTESIDGSGVGALIGVLKIANATGSEMVLWSVNKAVMSALAIAKLVRLFTIRAATQIFRIEPITQIVHHCPIALQEHPQPTLHPSVLSPTKRAIDVAGALVGLAITAMIFIPVSIAIWLDDPGPILFSQVRCGLMGRPFRIWKFRTMVTNAEALKSQVKNQYANDAFFKSDHDPRITRIGRFLRKTSLDELPQFWNVLSGDMSLVGTRPPTKDEVEKYKLELLKCDLPAPVGKVNLATMTFPATIATEWSRLDVTPGLTGEWQVNGRSSVRKFEDVVKLDLNYQQKWSLHYDLWLILKTIFVLFNKKNQAV, encoded by the coding sequence ATCAGCACACCTACGCACCTGACCTCGGCGGAAGCGGCTCAGTTCCGTAATCACATTGGCGAAATCTGCCAGACCAGCTTTAGCAAAATTGTCGTGGATATGAGCCAAACCGAGTCGATCGATGGTTCTGGAGTTGGTGCCCTGATTGGCGTACTCAAAATTGCCAATGCAACTGGTAGCGAAATGGTGTTATGGAGTGTGAATAAAGCGGTGATGTCGGCTTTGGCGATCGCTAAGCTGGTGCGACTGTTTACGATCCGTGCGGCCACGCAGATATTTAGGATTGAACCAATCACCCAGATTGTGCACCATTGCCCAATCGCCCTCCAGGAGCATCCCCAACCGACGCTCCATCCATCAGTGCTCAGTCCTACCAAACGGGCGATCGATGTGGCCGGAGCCCTGGTGGGATTAGCTATTACCGCAATGATATTTATCCCCGTGAGTATCGCAATCTGGCTGGATGATCCTGGCCCAATTTTGTTTAGTCAGGTGCGCTGTGGTTTGATGGGGCGACCATTTCGGATTTGGAAATTCCGGACAATGGTCACCAATGCGGAGGCGCTCAAAAGTCAGGTCAAAAATCAATATGCCAATGATGCCTTTTTTAAGAGTGACCATGATCCGCGTATTACCAGGATCGGTCGTTTTTTGCGAAAAACCAGCCTGGATGAATTGCCCCAATTCTGGAATGTGTTGAGCGGGGATATGAGCCTGGTAGGAACAAGGCCGCCCACCAAAGATGAGGTGGAAAAGTATAAATTAGAGCTATTAAAATGCGATCTTCCTGCGCCTGTAGGCAAGGTGAATTTGGCCACGATGACATTCCCAGCAACGATCGCTACCGAGTGGAGTCGGCTAGACGTTACCCCTGGTCTGACTGGAGAATGGCAGGTAAATGGGCGATCGAGCGTGCGTAAGTTTGAAGATGTGGTTAAGCTCGATTTGAACTATCAGCAAAAATGGAGCTTGCATTACGACCTATGGCTGATCCTCAAAACTATATTTGTACTCTTTAATAAAAAGAATCAGGCAGTCTAA
- a CDS encoding GumC family protein — MNGKPDYPIKVEEGGLDLNRSFQALKRRAVLIICLSGFFAGAAVFKALSKDTSYRAEFEVLVQSATPESNIVSTITDETNPNASAAEEIDFTTIRVLTSPSVMTPIVEEIRQTYAGLSYSSLANRLNVDHISGSKDILRVSYRSRNPEEVVFVLETIAQSYLDYSLQVNKRDVDQGSAFIEAQLPVLRQRTELLQEQLQELRQEFNFIDPTEEGQLLSDQTGDFRKQQLEAELELNVARSLLADLNFQLANAAADSIVIADLSDNDRYDKILDELLAVKLQTAQETVRFVPGSPNIDTLDVERNNLQPILRQEAELVRDEIANKILALESRNAYLDQAIETLNQKIRQLSQVDRQYTNITNELEIATNNLNQFLTAREALKIDSAQRQIPWQILTPPTDPEPVGKGIARNLVVGLMFGMLLGTGIALLLDRLTDVLYTAEEVKSITGFPLLGMIPAEATLEQQPKSLNGSRLANQFHQLAGRRSGELDQNQHYVSSSFFEAFRSLYASLLLLNPDEPIQSIVITSTAIGDGKSMFSAYLGQAAAAMGRRVVIVDTDMRQAYLYTDGNGFVNSNMDSGMAITPSKQKGLTDIISANLKVAPLLQRSSLEENLYVLAAGTANSPDPTRLLASQKMEALMAYLESKFDLVIYDAPPLSFADAYLLAPRTEGILMVTSLGKQKRSGLEEALEKLRISGVPVLGIVANRSSKLTADSLGAETDHRLLADHNADQNSNMEF, encoded by the coding sequence ATGAACGGCAAACCTGATTACCCGATCAAAGTTGAAGAAGGGGGGCTAGATCTAAATCGGAGTTTCCAGGCTCTCAAGCGTCGCGCTGTTTTAATAATTTGTCTTAGCGGCTTTTTTGCGGGTGCAGCGGTTTTTAAAGCTCTGAGTAAGGATACTAGCTATAGGGCTGAGTTTGAAGTTCTGGTGCAATCGGCTACCCCGGAATCTAATATTGTCTCAACGATTACCGACGAGACTAATCCCAACGCATCTGCAGCCGAAGAAATTGACTTTACTACAATCAGAGTGCTGACCAGCCCCAGTGTGATGACACCGATCGTCGAGGAAATCCGCCAAACCTATGCTGGTCTGAGCTATTCTTCGCTCGCAAATCGCCTGAATGTCGATCACATTTCTGGTAGTAAAGATATTTTGCGCGTTTCCTACCGCTCCCGTAATCCAGAAGAAGTTGTTTTTGTGTTAGAAACGATCGCCCAGTCCTATCTTGATTACAGCCTGCAGGTAAACAAGCGGGACGTGGATCAAGGTAGTGCATTCATTGAAGCACAACTGCCAGTGCTGCGACAAAGAACCGAGTTGCTCCAGGAACAGTTGCAGGAATTACGGCAGGAGTTTAACTTCATTGACCCTACTGAAGAAGGACAGCTTCTGAGCGACCAGACTGGGGATTTTCGGAAGCAGCAGCTTGAGGCGGAGCTGGAATTAAATGTGGCGCGATCGCTGCTGGCGGATTTAAATTTTCAACTGGCCAATGCTGCCGCAGATTCGATTGTAATTGCCGATCTAAGTGATAACGATCGTTATGACAAGATCCTCGATGAATTATTAGCGGTCAAACTACAAACGGCTCAGGAGACAGTGCGGTTTGTCCCTGGCAGCCCAAACATAGACACCCTGGACGTGGAGCGTAATAATCTTCAGCCCATTTTGCGCCAGGAAGCGGAACTAGTTCGAGATGAGATCGCCAATAAAATCTTGGCGCTTGAAAGCCGCAATGCCTATCTAGATCAAGCCATAGAAACCTTGAATCAAAAGATCCGCCAACTTTCCCAGGTCGATCGTCAATATACCAACATTACCAATGAACTAGAGATCGCTACCAATAATCTAAATCAGTTTTTGACTGCCCGTGAAGCGCTCAAAATCGATTCGGCACAACGGCAGATCCCCTGGCAAATCCTAACCCCGCCTACCGATCCAGAACCAGTGGGCAAAGGGATAGCTAGAAATTTGGTGGTGGGTTTGATGTTTGGCATGTTGTTGGGGACTGGTATTGCCCTGCTGCTCGATCGCCTCACTGATGTTTTATATACTGCCGAAGAGGTCAAAAGTATTACTGGTTTTCCCTTGTTGGGCATGATTCCAGCCGAAGCAACCCTGGAGCAGCAGCCTAAATCTTTAAACGGTTCACGCCTGGCCAATCAGTTTCATCAGTTGGCCGGTCGGCGATCGGGTGAACTGGATCAAAATCAACATTATGTCTCGTCTTCATTTTTTGAAGCCTTTCGATCGCTCTATGCCAGTTTGTTGCTGCTGAATCCCGACGAACCAATTCAATCGATCGTGATTACTTCTACAGCGATCGGCGATGGGAAATCAATGTTTTCGGCCTATTTGGGGCAGGCTGCCGCGGCTATGGGTCGGCGCGTGGTGATCGTTGATACGGATATGCGTCAGGCGTATTTATATACAGATGGGAATGGCTTCGTAAATAGCAATATGGATTCTGGCATGGCGATCACGCCGAGCAAGCAAAAAGGATTGACTGATATTATTTCTGCCAATCTTAAGGTGGCACCATTATTACAGCGATCGTCCCTCGAAGAGAATTTATACGTCTTGGCAGCGGGCACGGCCAATTCCCCCGATCCCACGCGATTGTTGGCCTCGCAAAAGATGGAAGCACTGATGGCCTATCTGGAATCAAAATTTGATCTGGTGATCTATGATGCACCACCCCTTTCCTTTGCCGATGCCTATCTGTTGGCTCCCCGCACCGAGGGGATTTTGATGGTAACTAGCCTGGGTAAGCAAAAGCGTTCCGGCCTAGAAGAAGCACTCGAAAAACTGCGCATATCTGGTGTGCCAGTGCTGGGGATCGTGGCAAACCGCAGTAGTAAACTAACCGCAGACTCACTTGGGGCTGAGACAGATCATCGGCTGTTGGCTGATCACAACGCTGATCAAAACAGCAATATGGAGTTCTAA
- a CDS encoding glycosyltransferase family 4 protein: protein MKVLISAYSCEPGRGSEPGVGWNVAVEAAKHNQVWVLTRPDESGDKIAAALAKEPIPNLQFVYFNLPLIGSLWRFGSTGAMQAHYYLWQIQAYFVAKRLHQEINFDVIHHVTFVKYSNPSFLALLDLPFVWGPVGGGESAPSTFWQDFGWRSRLYELARATVRSIGERDPFVKVTAQRSAAVRATTADTADRLHRMGINQVDILPEAGLASSDIDRLAEFTLPVATLDQPIRFISMGRLLHWKGFYLAVRAFAAANLTNAEYWLFGEGTDQPRLEAMATELGVADRIKFWGRQPRDLTLAHLGQCHVLVHPSLHDSGGWVCLEAMAAGRPVICLDLGGPAVQVTPATGCKIPAHNPEQVVQDMAAAMVKLANDPELRSQMGEAGKALIKSHHSWEIKGKELAQLYADVAKQYQAKSGQNAS from the coding sequence ATGAAGGTATTAATTTCCGCATATTCATGTGAGCCCGGTCGGGGTTCAGAGCCTGGAGTAGGTTGGAATGTGGCCGTCGAAGCTGCTAAGCATAACCAGGTTTGGGTCTTAACTCGCCCCGACGAAAGTGGAGACAAGATTGCCGCTGCATTGGCCAAAGAACCGATTCCTAATTTGCAATTTGTCTATTTCAACCTGCCCCTGATTGGCTCATTGTGGCGCTTTGGTTCAACGGGGGCGATGCAGGCACATTATTATCTATGGCAGATCCAGGCCTATTTTGTGGCCAAACGTTTGCATCAGGAAATCAATTTCGATGTGATTCACCATGTCACGTTTGTGAAATACTCTAATCCCAGCTTTCTGGCACTACTAGATCTGCCCTTTGTCTGGGGACCAGTGGGGGGTGGTGAATCAGCCCCATCGACCTTTTGGCAAGACTTTGGCTGGCGATCGCGCCTGTATGAATTGGCCAGAGCCACGGTGCGATCGATCGGTGAACGCGACCCGTTTGTAAAGGTGACCGCGCAACGCAGCGCCGCTGTCCGTGCCACCACCGCCGACACCGCCGATCGGTTACATCGGATGGGCATTAACCAGGTCGATATCTTGCCGGAAGCCGGGCTAGCCAGCAGCGACATCGATCGCCTGGCAGAGTTTACCTTACCTGTTGCTACCCTAGATCAGCCAATCCGGTTTATTAGCATGGGTAGGCTTTTACATTGGAAAGGTTTTTATCTGGCGGTCAGGGCTTTTGCCGCCGCTAATTTGACCAATGCCGAATATTGGTTATTTGGAGAAGGAACTGACCAACCACGCTTGGAAGCGATGGCAACGGAACTAGGTGTGGCCGATCGAATCAAGTTCTGGGGCAGGCAGCCGCGCGATCTTACCCTGGCACATCTGGGTCAATGCCATGTGCTGGTGCATCCCAGTTTGCACGATTCCGGCGGCTGGGTTTGCCTGGAGGCAATGGCAGCGGGGCGACCAGTAATTTGCCTGGATTTGGGTGGCCCTGCGGTTCAGGTCACCCCAGCAACGGGCTGCAAAATTCCTGCCCACAATCCAGAACAGGTGGTTCAGGATATGGCGGCGGCAATGGTTAAGCTGGCTAATGATCCAGAGCTGCGATCGCAAATGGGCGAGGCTGGCAAGGCATTGATTAAAAGCCACCATAGCTGGGAAATCAAGGGCAAGGAACTAGCGCAATTATATGCAGATGTGGCTAAACAATATCAGGCTAAATCTGGCCAAAACGCTAGCTAA
- a CDS encoding glycosyltransferase has protein sequence MRILAIHNRYRIRGGEEECLAAEVDLLRQYGHEVTLYEDSNDRLNELSTLTKVTKAIWSQQAYQAVREILRSQTYQVVHVHNFLSLISPSVYYAARDEGVPVVQTLHNYRLLCPNALFFRDGRVCEDCLGKFLPLPGVIHACYRQDRAVTAMVSTMLAVHRAIGTWQQMVDRYITLTEFTRAKFIAGGLPADKLMVKPNFVNPDPGIGAGDGGYMLYVGRLSVEKGLDVLLSAWEKLGDRIPLKIVGDGPLATDVVAVTQTNPQIEWLGRLPMAQVYDLMGAATGLIISSKWYETFGRVAVEAFAKGTPVIAANLGAIAEIVDAGRTGLHFRVGDSDDLAAKVELLLSDQLKLQQMREQARTEYVQKYTADRNYQELIAIYNSLATAPSDVQSASPSA, from the coding sequence ATGCGTATTTTAGCTATTCACAATCGCTACAGAATCAGGGGTGGTGAGGAAGAATGTTTGGCGGCGGAAGTGGATTTACTGCGGCAGTATGGCCATGAGGTTACCCTCTACGAAGACAGCAACGATCGCCTGAACGAATTAAGTACCCTGACCAAGGTAACCAAGGCGATCTGGTCACAGCAAGCCTATCAGGCGGTGCGAGAAATCCTGCGATCGCAAACCTATCAGGTCGTGCATGTGCATAACTTCCTGTCGTTAATTTCGCCTTCGGTCTACTATGCCGCCAGGGATGAAGGAGTACCGGTGGTGCAGACGTTGCATAATTATCGGCTTTTATGCCCCAATGCTTTATTCTTTCGTGATGGCAGAGTATGTGAAGATTGCTTGGGCAAGTTTTTACCACTGCCGGGGGTAATTCATGCCTGCTATCGCCAGGATCGCGCAGTTACGGCCATGGTGAGCACAATGCTGGCCGTACATCGGGCGATCGGCACCTGGCAGCAAATGGTCGATCGCTACATTACCCTGACCGAGTTTACGCGCGCTAAATTCATTGCCGGGGGGCTCCCTGCCGATAAACTCATGGTTAAACCTAATTTTGTTAATCCCGATCCTGGGATTGGTGCTGGCGATGGTGGCTATATGCTCTATGTGGGGCGGTTGTCGGTTGAAAAAGGACTGGATGTATTGCTGTCGGCCTGGGAAAAACTGGGCGATCGCATCCCCTTGAAAATCGTTGGTGATGGCCCCCTGGCGACCGATGTGGTGGCGGTAACTCAAACCAACCCGCAGATTGAATGGTTAGGGCGATTGCCCATGGCTCAGGTCTATGATCTGATGGGGGCAGCGACTGGCTTAATTATCTCTTCAAAATGGTATGAAACCTTTGGCCGGGTGGCAGTGGAAGCCTTTGCCAAAGGAACCCCGGTCATTGCCGCCAATCTGGGGGCGATCGCTGAGATCGTCGATGCTGGTCGCACTGGCTTACATTTTCGGGTTGGTGATTCTGATGATCTGGCGGCCAAAGTGGAGCTATTACTCAGTGATCAGCTCAAATTGCAACAAATGCGCGAGCAGGCCAGAACAGAGTATGTGCAGAAATACACCGCCGATCGTAATTACCAGGAGCTGATCGCAATTTATAACAGCCTGGCCACAGCGCCTAGTGACGTACAATCTGCTTCGCCATCAGCCTAA